In Equus quagga isolate Etosha38 chromosome 14, UCLA_HA_Equagga_1.0, whole genome shotgun sequence, one DNA window encodes the following:
- the CFAP68 gene encoding UPF0686 protein C11orf1 homolog: protein MAAAAHCLCCSGFLQRQSLARYLANPHYGSLINADGHAEVWTDWNDMSKFCQYGWRCTTNENAYSNHTLMGNWNQERYDLRNIVQPKPLPSQFGHYFETTYDTSYNNKTPLSTRRFKREPHWFPGHQPELDPPRYKCTEKSTYMSSYSKPEIEHHSICLWNPNNCQFQGPGF from the exons ATGGCTGCTGCTGCCCATTGCCTCTGCTGCTCGGGATTTCTCCAG AGACAGTCTCTTGCCCGTTACCTTGCAAACCCACACTACGGCAGCCTCATTAATGCAGATGGCCATGCTGAAGTGTGGACCGATTGGAATGATATGTCCAAGTTTTGCCAGTATGGATGGAGATGCACCACTAATGAGAATGCCTATTCGAACCATACCCTGATGGGCAACTGGAACCAGGAAAGATATGACCTAAGGAATATTGTGCAGCCCAAACCCTTGCCTTCCCAG tttggacaCTACTTTGAAACAACATATGATACAAGCtacaacaacaaaacaccacTTTCAACCCGTA GATTTAAGCGCGAGCCTCACTGGTTCCCAGGACACCAACCTGAGCTGGATCCTCCTCGATACAAATGCACAGAAAAGTCAACTTATATGAGTAGCTATTCAAAGCCTGAAATAGAGCATCACTCCATCTGTCTGTGGAATCCTAATAACTGCCAATTTCAGGGTCCAGGATTCTAA
- the FDXACB1 gene encoding ferredoxin-fold anticodon-binding domain-containing protein 1, whose product MAPRRLLLVGEGNFSFAAALSETLDPSTSLTATCLQRPADLARDPVAQENVQRLREQGTEVRFGVDCTQLADAFELHDREFDRIYFNFPHYGRKAGVAKNRELLAKFFQSCTDVLAEEGEVHVALCRGQGGTPADKPMREWHNSWQVVAMAALGGFILSDVYPFSCEAVPGYKSTGYRSQDKSFHVEGALNHIFTRSLPFESLQPRIFRIKLGDQWFSFPEPEALVGKLNRGFLEAPSCHPVKTINEKLIAELDKAFPLKRVKCSFPLLPQGGTGVVTSWNCDILSAAFWISFHEDNANSESLTGGTTEDMEDCLVSFSELSLPKSPGRDSKEEAHEGIYSQAKICLRPSLLVHVQAVIQAPDFLPGSLHILSGPVFQKCRISPFTMPAFHETLFIFGFSENLKDGCLQSLLDHLKGILDNLLTQTFLEGSKLSSSVEFVFQPNGKDYMINVKSHNFGPDCAKDLIIGSVITSATSILHEDQCFVFVSMNLDLLAMLVWSISDWRMLWTFDNRFLKNFVPGKIEPFKSYSLYPPCYVHDISFWLDDKKGFDELEFHTLARAVSQDTVISIQFLSRFQHPKTEQVSLCYRLTYQTCDKALTRQQVASMQTQFRKEIQQQLHVTPR is encoded by the exons ATGGCCCCTCGGCGCCTCCTGTTGGTTGGGGAGGGGAATTTCTCCTTCGCCGCCGCTCTGAGCGAGACCCTGGATCCGAGCACCAGTCTAACCGCCACCTGCCTCCAGCGCCCGGCCGACTTGGCCCGGGATCCGGTGGCCCAGGAGAATGTACAGCGCCTGCGCGAGCAAG GTACAGAGGTACGTTTTGGTGTGGACTGCACCCAGCTGGCAGATGCCTTTGAACTGCACGACAGGGAGTTTGATcgaatttattttaactttccaCACTATGGACGCAAAGCTGGAGTAGCTAAGAACAGGGAGCTGCTTGCCAAGTTTTTCCAGAG CTGTACAGACGTTCTtgcagaggaaggagaggtcCATGTGGCATTGTGTAGAGGACAAGGTGGGACTCCTGCTGATAAGCCCATGAGAGAATGGCACAACAGTTGGCAAGTGGTTGCCATGGCAGCTCTGGGGGGATTCATTTTAAGTGATGTGTATCCCTTCAGCTGTGAGGCTGTGCCAGGGTACAAGAGCACTGGCTATAG GAGTCAAGATAAGTCCTTTCATGTAGAAGGTGCTTTGAACCATATCTTTACCCGGAGCCTACCCTTTGAAAGTTTGCAACCCAGAATCTTCAGGATCAAACTGGGTGACCAGTGGTTTTCCTTTCCAGAACCAGAAGCACTTGTAGGAAAGTTGAACAG GGGTTTCCTAGAAGCACCTTCATGTCATCCTGTCAAAACCATAAATGAGAAACTCATTGCTGAATTGGACAAAGCTTTCCCTCTTAAAAGGGTGAAGTGTTCCTTCCCTTTGCTGCCACAGGGAGGCACCGGTGTTGTTACTTCTTGGAACTGTGACATTCTATCAGCTGCCTTTTGGATTAGTTTCCACGAAGATAATGCAAATTCTGAGTCCCTGACTGGTGGGACAACAGAAGATATGGAGGACTGTCTAGTGTCATTTTCAGAACTTAGCCTTCCCAAGAGCCCTGGAAGAGACAGTAAGGAAGAAGCTCATGAAGGTATCTATAGCCAAGCCAAGATCTGCCTTAGACCTTCTCTCCTAGTTCATGTTCAGGCTGTCATCCAAGCGCCAGACTTCCTCCCAGGTTCTCTGCACATCCTCAGTGGACCTGTCTTTCAGAAGTGCCGCATTTCGCCTTTCACAATGCCAGCATTTCATGAGACTTTGTTTATCTTTGGGTTTAGTGAAAATCTGAAGGATGGCTGCCTTCAGTCACTACTGGATCACCTGAAGGGCATTCTAGATAACCTTCTAACCCAGACATTCCTGGAGGGCTCTAAGCTAAGCAGTTCGGTGGAATTTGTCTTTCAACCAAATGGGAAAGATTATATGATTAATGTAAAGTCTCATAATTTTGGCCCAGATTGTGCCAAGGATCTGATTATTGGGTCTGTCATCACATCTGCTACAAGCATTTTACACGAAGACCAgtgttttgtgtttgtgtctATGAACTTGGACCTATTAGCCATGCTTGTCTGGAGTATCTCTGACTGGAGAATGTTGTGGACCTTTGACAACCGTTTCTTGAAGAATTTTGTCCCTGGGAAAATAGAACCCTTTAAAAGCTATTCCCTATATCCACCATGCTATGTGCATGATATTAGTTTTTGGTTAGATGATAAGAAAGGATTTGATGAATTAGAGTTTCATACTTTGGCCCGAGCAGTGTCCCAGGACACTGTCATATCCATACAATTCCTTAGTCGTTTTCAGCATCCAAAGACTGAACAGGTCAGCCTTTGCTATAGATTGACCTACCAGACCTGTGACAAGGCCCTCACCCGGCAGCAGGTAGCATCAATGCAGACCCAGTTTAGGAAGGAGATTCAACAACAACTACATGTGACTCCTCGGTAG